The following is a genomic window from Streptomyces lincolnensis.
GGTTCTCTCGCCGTTCGTCCAGCGGCACTTCAAGAAGGGCATGCTCACGGGTGCGGTGAAGGGCTGACCCCTCGCCTTCCCGGCGGGGCGCTTCGACCGGTCGGCGGCTGAACGTTGTTTCGTGGCTGGGCGCGCAGTTCCCCGCGCCCCTGAGTTGGACATCTCCCCCCATTCTCATACAGCGAGGTATGTGTCATGCGCGCGTCCGGTCCGAGTCGTCGTGCGGTTCTTGGTGGGGCTGCGGTTGCTGCCGCGGTCACCGTGATTCCCGCGGTACAGGGGCATGCCTATGGCGCCCCAGCCGCCGCCCCTTCCTACCGCTGGCGTGATGTCGTCATCGGTGGGGCCGGCTTCGTCACCGGTGTTCTCTTCCACCCCTCCGTCCGGGGGCTCGCCTATGCCCGTACCGACATCGGTGGGGCCTACCGCTGGGACGACCGGGCGGCGCGCTGGACCGCGCTCACCGATCACCTCGGGTGGGACGACTGGAACCTGCTAGGGGTCGAGGCGATGGCCGTCGATCCGGCGCATCCCGAGCGGCTCTACCTCGCGCTGGGCACCTACACCCAGTCGTGGGTCGGCAACGGTGCCGTGCTGCGGTCGGAGGACCGGGGCGCGACCTGGGCGCGGACCGACCTCGCGGTGAAGCTCGGGGGCAACGAGGACGGGCGGGGGACGGGGGAGCGGCTGCTCGTCGACCCGAGGGACAGTGACACGCTGTGGCTGGGGACCAGACACGACGGGCTGCTGAAGTCCACCGACCGGGGCGCCACCTGGGCGGCCGCGACCGGTTTCCCGGGCATCCCGAGCGCCACCGGGCAGGGCGTGACGCTCCTCGTGGCCGCCGGACGGACCGTCTACGCGGGCTGGGGCGACTCCGACGGAACCGCCGCCAACCTGTACCGCACGGCCGACGGCAGCAGGTGGGAGGCCGTTCCCGGGCAGCCCTCCGGCACCGCCGCCAAGGTCCCGATCCGCGCCGCGTACGACTGCCTCACCCGTGAGCTGTACGTGACGTACGCCAACGCCCCCGGGCCCAACGGGCAGTCCGACGGCAGTGTGCACAAGCTGGCCACCGTCACCCGCAGGTGGACCGAGGTGACGCCGGTGAAGCCGGGCGGGACCACGAGCGACGGATCCGCCGACACCTTCGCCTACGGCGGGGTCGCCGTCGACGCCCGCCGGCCCGGCACGGTCGTCGTGTCCACCAACAACCGGTGGGCCGACATCGACACCGTCTACCGCTCCACCAACGGCGGCCGCACCTGGACGTCCCTCAAGGACACCGCGGTCTTCGACGTCTCCGAGACCCCCTTCCTCAAGTGGGGCGCCGACAAGCCGAAGTTCGGCTGGTGGATCCAGGCCCTCGCCCTCGACCCGTACGACTCCCGGCACATCGTCTACGGCACCGGCGCCACCCTCTACGGCACGCGGGACCTGAAGAACTGGGCCCCGCAGATCCGCGGCCTGGAGGAGACGTCCGTGCGCCAGCTGATCTCGCCCCCGGTCGGGAAGGCGCACCTGATCAGCGGGCTCGGGGACATCGGCGTGATGTACCACGAGCGGCTCACCGCCTCGCCCTCGCGCGGCATGGCCTCGAACCCCGTCTTCGCGTCGGCGACGGGACTCTCGCAGGCCGCGCGCAAGCCCGCGTACGTCGTGCGGGCCGGGTGGGGCGACAACGGCAACGGTGCCTACTCGAACGACGGCGGACAGACCTGGGCGCCCTTCAAGACCCAGCCCTCGATCGCCAAGGACGCGCCGGGGCCGATCGCCACCAACGCCGACGGCACTGTGCTGCTCTGGGTGTTCGTGCACTGGGACGGCACGAAGTACCCGGCCCACCGCTCGACGGACAACGGGGCCACCTGGACCGAGGTCCCCTCCTTCCCGAAGGGCGCCACGCCGGTCGCCGACCCGGCCGACCCGACGCGCTTCTACGCCTACGACACCGACACGGGCACGCTGCTCGCCAGCACCGACAGCGGCGCCTCGTTCACCAAGGGCGCGACCGGACTGCCCTCCGGGGACAGCCAGTTCGAGCTGGTCGCGGCGCCGGGGCGCTCCGGTGACCTGTGGCTCTCCACCAAGGTGAACGGGCTGTACCGGTCCACCGACGGCGGCGCCACCGTCACGAAGGTCACCAGCACCTCGGCCTCGCACACCCTCGGCTTCGGCAAGGCCGCCGACGGCGCCGACTACCCGGCGCTCTACATGGTCGGCTCGCCCGGGAGCATCACCGCCGTGTACCGCTCCGACGACGGGGCGAAGACCTGGACGCGGATCAACGACGACCGGCACCAGTGGGGCTGGATCGGCGAGACCATCACCGGCGACCCGCGCGTCCACGGCCGCGTCTACATCGCCACCAACGGGCGGGGCATCCAGTACGGGGAGCCGGCGTGAAGCCGGACCTCGGTGCCGCCACCCGCGGCCGCATCCTCTACGGCGGCGACTACAACCCCGAGCAGTGGCCCGAGGAGACCTGGCAGGAGGACGTGCGGCTGATGAGGGCCGCCGGGGTCAACTCCGTCACCCTCGGCGTCTTCTCCTGGGCGAAGCTCGAACCCCGGCCGGGCGAGCGGGAGTTCGGCTGGCTCGACCGGCTGATGGACCTTATGCACGACAACGGGATCGGGGTGGTGCTCGCCACCCCGACCGCCTCGCCGCCGCCGTGGATGGGCCACCTCCACCCCGACACCCTGCCCGTCACCGAGGACGGCCGTACCGAGTGGTGGGGCGGCCGCCAGCACTTCTCGCACTCCAGCGACACCTACCGCCGTTACGCCGCCGCCATCACCGAGGACCTCGCCGCCCGCTACGGCGGCCACCCGGCCCTGACCATGTGGCACATCAACAACGAGTACTGCACCTACGACTGGAGCGAGGGGGCCGCCGCCCGCTTCCGCGTCTGGCTCCGGGCGAAGTACGGCACGCTCGACGCTCTCAACGAGGCCTGGGGCACCGCCTTCTGGAGCCAGGGCTACGGCGACTGGGCCGAGATCCACACCCCCCGCCAGGCCCACTACCTGAAGAACCCGGGCCAGGTGCTGGACTTCAAGCGGTTCACCTCCGACATGCTCCTGGAGTGCTACGTCGCCGAACGCGACATCGTCCGCCGGGCCACCCCGCACCTCCCCGTGACCACCAACTTCATGCCGCTGTGGGTCGGCCAGGACGCCTGGCGCTGGGCCGAGGAGGAGGACGTCGTCTCCGTCGACCTCTACCCCGACCCGCGGGATCCGCTGGGCGCCCAGAACGGGGCCCTGGTGCAGGACATGACCCGCTCGCAGGCCCGCGGTCCCTGGATGCTGATGGAGCAGGCCGCGGGGCCGGTCAACTGGCGGGGCGTCAACCACCCCAAGCCGCGCGGCCTCAACCGCCTGTGGTCCCTCCAGGCCGTCGCCCGCGGCGCCGACGCCGTCTGCTACTTCCAGTGGCGCCAGTCCCGGCAGGGCGCGGAGAAGTTCCACTCCGGGATGGTCAGCCACGCGGGGGAGGAGGGGCGGACCTACCAGGAGGTGAAGCAGCTCGGCGCCGAACTAGCGGCGATCGCCCCCGAGGTGACGGGCCGTCACACCCCGAACGACATCGCCGTACTCCACGACTGGCACGCCTGGTGGGCCGGTGCCCAGGACGGCCGGCTCTCGAACCGGGTCGACCACCCCGACCTGCTCAGGGCCTGGCACCGTGCCCTGTGGGAGGCGCACCTCACCACCGACTTCGCCCACCCGGAGCACGACCTGAGCGCCTACCGGCTCGTGGTCGTCCCGCAGGCGTACGCCCTCACCGACGCGGCGATCGAGAACCTCCTCGCGTACGTCCGCCGGGGCGGCACCCTCGTCTCGGGCTTCCTCACCGGTGTCGCCGACGAGGACGACCGGGTCCGCGCGGGCGGCATGGACGCCCGGCTGCGCGAGCTGTTCGGCATCCGCACCCTGCACGAGTGGTGGCCGCTGGACGCCGGCGAACACGTCGAGTGCGACGGATTCCGCGGCACCCTGTGGTCGGAGGAGATCGACAAGACCGAGGACGCCGAGGCCCGGGCCCGCTACAAGGGCGGCGAGCTCGACGGGCTGCCCGCGGTGCTGCGCAGCGGCCGTGCCTGGTACCTCTCGACGCTGCCCGAGCCCGCGGCGATGCGCGACCTGCTCGCCGGGATCGCCGCCGAGGCGGGCGTCCGTCCCGTGCTCGACGCGCTGCCCGAGGGGGTCGAGGCGGTCCGCCGGGGTGAGCTGCTGTTCGTCCTCAACCACGGGCGCGAGTCGGTGACCGTCGAGGTGCCGGGCGGTCACCGCGACCTCCTGACCGGAGCCGCCCTGAAGGACGAGCTCACCCTCGGCCGGTACGGCGCGGCGGTGCTCAAGGCGGAACCCGACGCACAAGCCGAGGCGGTGCTCGCACCATGACCGACGGCCCCGTCCACGGCACCTGGGAACCGCGCCCGGCCACCCGCTGGGAGGACGGCTTCCTCAGCGGCAACGGCCGCCACGGCGCCCTGGTGTTCGGCGGCCCGGACGACGAGCGGGTCGTCGTGACGCACCACGGCCTCGTCCGCCCCAACGGCTCCGAACACGCCCGCCCGCCCGAGCTCGCCGCCGAACTCCCCGCGCTCCAGGACCGGTTGCTCGCCGGCGACCTGCACGCCGCCGAGAGCTTCACCGACGGACGCCCCCTCCAGTGGGTGAAGCCCTTCCACCCGGCCTTCGAGATACGGCTCCGCCGGCGACCGGGCCACGGCGGCGACTACCGCCGTAGCGTCGACTTCACCACCGGCGTCGTACAGGCCGAGTGCGCGGACGGCGGCAGCCATGTCTTCGTCTCCCGCGCCGACGACGTCATCGTCCACCGGATCACCGCCCCCGACCTGGACATCTCCCTGGACCACCGGCTCCCGGGCGCGCCCCACGACCTGGCCGTCGGCCACGGCGCCGTCCTCACCCCCGAGGGTGCCCTGCTCACCGTGCGGGCCCGCCATGCCGGGAGCGACCGCGCCTACACCGGTGTGACCCTGGTCGTGGTCACGGGCGGCCGGACCACGCTCATCCCCCCGGGCCTGCGGATCGCCGGCGCGGAGTCCGTGCTGCTGCTCACCCGGGTGCTGTCCCACCCGGACGGGCCCGACGCCGAGGACCGGGACGCCCTCACCCACGCCCGCGCCCTCGGCGACCTGCTCCCGGACGGCGAGGACGCGTACTCCGCTCTGCTCGCCCGCCACGCCGACCTGCACCGCACGGCCTACGAGCGCGTGCGTCTCGACCTCGACGCGGATCCGGCCGAACGCGCCCTGCCGGGCTCGGAGTTGCTCACCCGGCCGGAGAGCCCCGCCCTCCTGGAGCGCCTCTTCGCCGCCGGCCGCCACCACCTGCTGTCCGCCTCCGGGATGCTGCCGCCCCGCCTGGTCGGCCTGTGGACCGGCGACTGGAACACCGCCTGGGCCGGAGCCTTCACCAACGACGCCAACCTCAACCTCCAGACCGCCTCCGCCGCTGCCGCCGCGCTCCCCGAAGTCACCGAGGCCCTCGCCTCCCTGATCCACCGTCAGCTGGACGACTGGGCTGCCAACGCCCGCGCGGTCTTCGGCATCCGCGGTGTCATGGCTCCCGCGCACACCGACGGCGAGTCCGGGCTGGCGTACCACTTCAGCCGCGAATACCCCCTGCACCTGTGGACGGCGGGCGCCGACTGGCTGCTCAAGCCGCTCGTCGACCACGACGAGACCCGCGGCGAGAAGGACTCCCGCACGGCGCACGCCCTCGCCCAGGTCGCCCTGTTCTACGAGGACTTCCTCACCCGCACCGACGACGAGGGCCATCTGGTCGTCGTCCCCTCCTACTCGCCCGAGAACCGGCCCGCGAACGCGAGCTGGGGCGCGATCAACGCGGCCATGGACCTGTCGGCCGCCCGGCACGCCCTGCTCACGGCCGCCGAGTACCACCCCGAGCGGGCGAGTCACTGGCGTGCCCTCGCCGACCGGCTCCCGCCCCACCGGATCAACACCGACGGCGCCCTCGCGGAATGGGCCTGGCCAGGACTCGACGACACCTACGACCACCGCCACCTCAGCCACCTCTACGGCGTCTGGCCGCTCGACGAGATCACCCCGTACGACACCCCGGGCCTCGCGGCGGCCGCGCACCGCGCGCTCGAACTGCGCGGCTCCGAGAACGACTCCGCCCACGGCCATCTGCACCACGCCCTCGTCGCCGCCCGGCTGCGGGACGGGGAACGGGTCGCGCACGCCCTCGGGCAGGTGCTCAAGGGGGACTTCTTCCACACCTCCCTGATGAGCGCGCACTACCCGAACCGGCACGTCTACAACGCGGACGCCGCCCACACCCTGCCCGCCGTGCTGATCGAGATGCTCGTCCAGTCGACCCCCGACCGACTGGTCCTGCTCCCCGCGCTCCCCTCGGCCTACCCCACGGGCCGACTGACCGGCATCCGCACCCGGTTCGGCGCGGAGCTCGACCTCACATGGACGCCCGAGGCCGCGACAGCGGTCCTCAGGCCCACGCGCACCCACCGCGTGGAACTCCGTACTTCCTCCGGCACCGAGCCGCTCGACCTCGTCGCCGGGGAAGACCACGTCCTCACCTTGAGGGCGTGGTGATCCCCCCGCATTTCCCCCCGCGATTCCCCCCACCCATGGAAAGGGACGACACCATGGCACAGAGCACACTGCGCAAGATCACCATGGCCGTTCTGGCCCCGGCGATGGCGTTCGGCGCCACCGTCGGTCTCGCCGCCACCCCCGCCGCGGCCGCCGTCTGGAACTCCTGCGCCCAGTACGGCAACACGAGCCTGAACGGCTACACGCTCTACAACAACATCTGGGGCTCCGGCGCCGGCGCCCAGTGCATCTGGGCGAACTCCGGCACCAACTGGGGTGTCAACGCCAACCACCCCAACACCGGCGGCATCAAGTCCTACCCCAACTCCAAGAAGGTGATCAACAAGTCGATCACCTCGCTGACCTCGCTCTCCAGCAGCTACAACGTCTCCGTCCCGTCCTCCGGCGCGTACAACACGTCGTACGACATCTGGGACACCGACTACGACTACGAGATCATGCTCTGGGTCAACAAGACCGGCCCCGTCGGCCCCATCGGCTCCTCGCAGGGCAGTGTGACGGTCGGCGGGCACAGCTGGAACGTCTTCAAGGGCACCAACGGAGCCAACGAGGTCTTCTCGTTCATCCGGACCTCGAACTCCAACTCCGGCACGGTGAACATCCTGCCGATCCTGAAGTGGATCAAGGACACCAAGGGCTGGATGGGCAACGAGACCATCGGTGACGTGCAGTTCGGCTTCGAGATCACGTCCTCGTCCGGCGGCCTGGACTTCGCCGCCAACAACGTGACGGTCAGCGGCGGCTGATCATCCGTCAGGGGCCGGGGCCGGCCGTGCCGTCAGGCGCGGTCGACCTCGGCCCGCAGCGCGTCGTAGTCGGCGAAGACCGCGTCCACGTCGGCGCGCGTCAGGCCGTAGCGGGCCAGATCGTAGGTGTGCCGGGGCCCGCCCTTGGGCCGGGCGGCGACCGAGTCCAGCCGGGCCGCCTCGGCGTCGGTCCAGCGGGCGCCGACGGCGTCGTAGAGCTTCGGGGCGCTCGCGGCCGGGTCGGTGCCGAGCCAGGAGTACGGGACGTCCACCAGCGCCTCGCGGGGAATGCCGGCCCGGGCCGCGAGCCCGCGCTGTACCGAGCGGCTCAGCAGGTCGAGCCAGGTGGCGCCGAGCGCGTGCGGGTCCACCGTGCGCCGGGACAGCGCCATACCGCACTCGACCAGGCTGCAGAACGAGGCGACGGCGGTCGCCGGGTCGCGGTGCGTCCACACGAGCGTGGCGTCCGGGAACACCTCGAACAGGGCGTCGAGGTTGCCGGTGTGCATGGGGGACTTCAGGATCCAGCGGCGGCGCGGACGGCCGTACTGGAGCACCTGGAAGCACTGCTTGAGATGGCGGTAGTCGGGCACGAAGTCCCGCTCGAACTGCCGGGCGTGGTACTCCGGCAGCCGGGCCTGGGACAGCGGCACCAGGGCGTGCGGCAGGAGGAACGTGCACTCCTCCGGGCCCTCGGCGGTCATCGGATGGATGTCGCGGAAACGGGGCGTGAGCAGATACGTGCCGGTGAGCATCCGCTGCGCCGCCTTGACCGCCTTGTGCCGCTCCTGGGGCGAGGGTTCCAGGCCGGGGGCGAGCAGCTCCCACAGGCGGGGGCAGCGGTGGTCCTCGGACAGGGAGAGCACGTTGTGGGTGAGCGTGGTGGCGGTGCGCGGCAGGCCCACCACGAACACCGGCCTCTCGACGGTCTCCCGCTCGATCGCGGGCTGCTCGGCGATCAGCCGCCGGATCCGGGCCCGGTTGGTCAGATGCCTGCGCACATGGCCCTGCGCCGACTGCCAGCCGACCGGCGACAGCTCCTCGTCGGCCGCCCACTCACGCAGCAGGAGCCGGAAGCCGTCGACGAACCACTCGTCCCCGTCCGCCTGCCCGGCCCCGCCGAGGATCCGGTCGAAGACCCGGACCGGGTCACGCCGGGACCCCAGCGCCGGCCGCGTCAGGAGATTGGCCAGCGTCAGGGGCAGGGGAGCGGAGGGCACGAGGCGGCTTCCTTTCGTCGAGGCGGATCTCATCGAGGCGGGGCGACTGCTCGATCGCCCAACCAGCTTGCCTGACTGGTGAGTTCGCCCGAACACCACCCCCCCCTGTGCGGGTGCGGTCGGCCTCTCCCCCGCAGGCCGACCGCACCCGGCCGGATTCCCGGCCGCCGCCGCTACTCGGCGACCGGGAGGCTCGCCCCGTCCCGCAGGAACAGCGGGATGCGGTCCAGCGGGGCGTCGACCGTCACGGTCGTACCGCCCTGGTACGTCTCACCCGTCCACGCGTCCGTCCAGGCCGCGCCCGCCGGCAGATACGTCGTGCGGACCGTGGCGCCCGCCGTCAGCACCGGCGCGACCAGCAGATCGGCGCCGAAGAGATAGGCGTCGTCCACCGACCAGGCCGCCTGGTCCTCGGGGAACTCCAGGAACAGCGGCCGCATGACCGGCAGCCCCTGCTCGTGCGCCTCGCGCATGACCGTCAGGACGTACGGCTTCAGGCGCTCGCGCAGCCGCAGGTAGCGCTCCATGATCGCGCCGGCCTCCTCGCCGTACGACCACACCTCGTTCGGGCCGCCGGTCATCTCCGGGCCGAGCGGCATACCCGGGTCGCGGAAGCCGTGCAGGCGCATCAGCGGGGACAGCGCGCCGAACTGGAACCAGCGGACCATGACCTCCTGGTACGCAGGGTCGCTCGGGTCGCCGCCGTGGAAGCCGCCGATGTCGGTGTTCCACCAGGGGATGCCCGACAGGGAGGTGTTGAGACCGGCCGCGATCTGGCGGCGCAGGGTCGGGAAGTCGGTGCCGATGTCGCCGGACCACAGGGCGGCGCCGTAGCGCTGACTGCCCGCCCACGCCGAGCGGTTGAGGGTGATGACCTCCTCGTCGGCGGCGCTGAGACCCTCGTGGAAGGTGCGGGCGTTCTCGGCCGGGTAGATGTTGCCGACCTCCAGGCCTGGACCCGCCCAGTAGCGCAGGTTCTCCTGGAAGCCCGGCTTCAGCTCCGGCTCGCAGGCGTCCAGCCAGAAGGCGGTGATGCCGTACCGGTCGAGGTAGTTCTCCTTCACCTTCGACCACACGAAGTCACGGGCGTCCGGGTTGGTGGCGTCGTAGAAGGCGACCTGGACGGTGGAGGCGACCTCCTTGTCCGGCCAGTCGGCGTGCGCCATCGGACCGTACTGGGTGCCGATGAAGTAGCCGCGCTGCTCCATGACCGGGTGGTTCTCGGAGAGGGGCGAGACCGACGGCCAGACGGAGACGACGAGCTTGATGCCCATCTCCTCCAGCTCGCGCACCATCGCGGCCGGGTCCGGCCATTCGCTCAGGTCGAACTTCCACTCGCCCAGGTGCGTCCAGTGGAAGAAGTCGCAGACGATCGCGGAGATCGGCAGTCCGCGCCGCTTGTACTCCCGGGCCACGGCGAGGAGTTCGTCCTGGGTGCGGTAGCGCAGCTTG
Proteins encoded in this region:
- a CDS encoding beta-galactosidase, which gives rise to MKPDLGAATRGRILYGGDYNPEQWPEETWQEDVRLMRAAGVNSVTLGVFSWAKLEPRPGEREFGWLDRLMDLMHDNGIGVVLATPTASPPPWMGHLHPDTLPVTEDGRTEWWGGRQHFSHSSDTYRRYAAAITEDLAARYGGHPALTMWHINNEYCTYDWSEGAAARFRVWLRAKYGTLDALNEAWGTAFWSQGYGDWAEIHTPRQAHYLKNPGQVLDFKRFTSDMLLECYVAERDIVRRATPHLPVTTNFMPLWVGQDAWRWAEEEDVVSVDLYPDPRDPLGAQNGALVQDMTRSQARGPWMLMEQAAGPVNWRGVNHPKPRGLNRLWSLQAVARGADAVCYFQWRQSRQGAEKFHSGMVSHAGEEGRTYQEVKQLGAELAAIAPEVTGRHTPNDIAVLHDWHAWWAGAQDGRLSNRVDHPDLLRAWHRALWEAHLTTDFAHPEHDLSAYRLVVVPQAYALTDAAIENLLAYVRRGGTLVSGFLTGVADEDDRVRAGGMDARLRELFGIRTLHEWWPLDAGEHVECDGFRGTLWSEEIDKTEDAEARARYKGGELDGLPAVLRSGRAWYLSTLPEPAAMRDLLAGIAAEAGVRPVLDALPEGVEAVRRGELLFVLNHGRESVTVEVPGGHRDLLTGAALKDELTLGRYGAAVLKAEPDAQAEAVLAP
- a CDS encoding sulfotransferase family protein; the encoded protein is MPSAPLPLTLANLLTRPALGSRRDPVRVFDRILGGAGQADGDEWFVDGFRLLLREWAADEELSPVGWQSAQGHVRRHLTNRARIRRLIAEQPAIERETVERPVFVVGLPRTATTLTHNVLSLSEDHRCPRLWELLAPGLEPSPQERHKAVKAAQRMLTGTYLLTPRFRDIHPMTAEGPEECTFLLPHALVPLSQARLPEYHARQFERDFVPDYRHLKQCFQVLQYGRPRRRWILKSPMHTGNLDALFEVFPDATLVWTHRDPATAVASFCSLVECGMALSRRTVDPHALGATWLDLLSRSVQRGLAARAGIPREALVDVPYSWLGTDPAASAPKLYDAVGARWTDAEAARLDSVAARPKGGPRHTYDLARYGLTRADVDAVFADYDALRAEVDRA
- a CDS encoding sialidase family protein — protein: MRASGPSRRAVLGGAAVAAAVTVIPAVQGHAYGAPAAAPSYRWRDVVIGGAGFVTGVLFHPSVRGLAYARTDIGGAYRWDDRAARWTALTDHLGWDDWNLLGVEAMAVDPAHPERLYLALGTYTQSWVGNGAVLRSEDRGATWARTDLAVKLGGNEDGRGTGERLLVDPRDSDTLWLGTRHDGLLKSTDRGATWAAATGFPGIPSATGQGVTLLVAAGRTVYAGWGDSDGTAANLYRTADGSRWEAVPGQPSGTAAKVPIRAAYDCLTRELYVTYANAPGPNGQSDGSVHKLATVTRRWTEVTPVKPGGTTSDGSADTFAYGGVAVDARRPGTVVVSTNNRWADIDTVYRSTNGGRTWTSLKDTAVFDVSETPFLKWGADKPKFGWWIQALALDPYDSRHIVYGTGATLYGTRDLKNWAPQIRGLEETSVRQLISPPVGKAHLISGLGDIGVMYHERLTASPSRGMASNPVFASATGLSQAARKPAYVVRAGWGDNGNGAYSNDGGQTWAPFKTQPSIAKDAPGPIATNADGTVLLWVFVHWDGTKYPAHRSTDNGATWTEVPSFPKGATPVADPADPTRFYAYDTDTGTLLASTDSGASFTKGATGLPSGDSQFELVAAPGRSGDLWLSTKVNGLYRSTDGGATVTKVTSTSASHTLGFGKAADGADYPALYMVGSPGSITAVYRSDDGAKTWTRINDDRHQWGWIGETITGDPRVHGRVYIATNGRGIQYGEPA
- a CDS encoding glycoside hydrolase family 12 protein — its product is MAQSTLRKITMAVLAPAMAFGATVGLAATPAAAAVWNSCAQYGNTSLNGYTLYNNIWGSGAGAQCIWANSGTNWGVNANHPNTGGIKSYPNSKKVINKSITSLTSLSSSYNVSVPSSGAYNTSYDIWDTDYDYEIMLWVNKTGPVGPIGSSQGSVTVGGHSWNVFKGTNGANEVFSFIRTSNSNSGTVNILPILKWIKDTKGWMGNETIGDVQFGFEITSSSGGLDFAANNVTVSGG
- a CDS encoding TIM-barrel domain-containing protein, with the protein product MNQPAETQIPTGEVSLAQSSPTVGTFRERDGALEWSGRQETLRIEPWGPDAVRVRARLGGPVLEGLPGALLDEAPATESAVKIEDGRGSLTVGSLTVEVDAEGLIRFLRTDDLTELLSEERAHFWWPGSRLYTAVGNGHHRLEQRFAAYDDEKLYGLGQHQHGRLDQKGLVLDLVQRNAEVGIPVLTSSRGYTLLWNNPAIGRVELAHNGTRWVADSARQIDYWITAGAPAAAQRAYSAVTGRTPMMPEWAAGFWQCKLRYRTQDELLAVAREYKRRGLPISAIVCDFFHWTHLGEWKFDLSEWPDPAAMVRELEEMGIKLVVSVWPSVSPLSENHPVMEQRGYFIGTQYGPMAHADWPDKEVASTVQVAFYDATNPDARDFVWSKVKENYLDRYGITAFWLDACEPELKPGFQENLRYWAGPGLEVGNIYPAENARTFHEGLSAADEEVITLNRSAWAGSQRYGAALWSGDIGTDFPTLRRQIAAGLNTSLSGIPWWNTDIGGFHGGDPSDPAYQEVMVRWFQFGALSPLMRLHGFRDPGMPLGPEMTGGPNEVWSYGEEAGAIMERYLRLRERLKPYVLTVMREAHEQGLPVMRPLFLEFPEDQAAWSVDDAYLFGADLLVAPVLTAGATVRTTYLPAGAAWTDAWTGETYQGGTTVTVDAPLDRIPLFLRDGASLPVAE
- a CDS encoding glycosyl hydrolase family 95 catalytic domain-containing protein: MTDGPVHGTWEPRPATRWEDGFLSGNGRHGALVFGGPDDERVVVTHHGLVRPNGSEHARPPELAAELPALQDRLLAGDLHAAESFTDGRPLQWVKPFHPAFEIRLRRRPGHGGDYRRSVDFTTGVVQAECADGGSHVFVSRADDVIVHRITAPDLDISLDHRLPGAPHDLAVGHGAVLTPEGALLTVRARHAGSDRAYTGVTLVVVTGGRTTLIPPGLRIAGAESVLLLTRVLSHPDGPDAEDRDALTHARALGDLLPDGEDAYSALLARHADLHRTAYERVRLDLDADPAERALPGSELLTRPESPALLERLFAAGRHHLLSASGMLPPRLVGLWTGDWNTAWAGAFTNDANLNLQTASAAAAALPEVTEALASLIHRQLDDWAANARAVFGIRGVMAPAHTDGESGLAYHFSREYPLHLWTAGADWLLKPLVDHDETRGEKDSRTAHALAQVALFYEDFLTRTDDEGHLVVVPSYSPENRPANASWGAINAAMDLSAARHALLTAAEYHPERASHWRALADRLPPHRINTDGALAEWAWPGLDDTYDHRHLSHLYGVWPLDEITPYDTPGLAAAAHRALELRGSENDSAHGHLHHALVAARLRDGERVAHALGQVLKGDFFHTSLMSAHYPNRHVYNADAAHTLPAVLIEMLVQSTPDRLVLLPALPSAYPTGRLTGIRTRFGAELDLTWTPEAATAVLRPTRTHRVELRTSSGTEPLDLVAGEDHVLTLRAW